In bacterium, the following are encoded in one genomic region:
- a CDS encoding ATP-dependent DNA ligase yields the protein MHSALFSTLAATLEEVGSISGTLGKIDRLARYLAGLSDADLRRACTFLTGAAFPIGDPRRLQVGWSAIADVLTELTGAGPEELHAVYLAHGDLGMTAGALLERRPPDPGLFPRGLTLESVVETFGAIAAARGPSSRRVKRAALRSLLREATPLEAKFLVKILTADLRIGFREGLLLPAIAQAFGRPPEAVRQAALLLADTGEVASRARAGTLDRVTLMVGSPFRFMLAGSIATLDDAFRNDTLSLLVEDKYDGIRVQAHRVDGRLLLYSRTLEDLTRAYPELHAPLAALGETYILDGEIVAWRGDRPLPFSDLQKRLGRLVPREVAREVPVVLMVFDLLHLNGRDLLQAPLQERREALERLAWDGPVRISAGVIAASPAEAEACYRQAREAGHEGIVLKRRDAPYQPGRRGRLWVKWKPGLASLDVVVVAVEYGHGKRARVLSDYTFAVRAGDNLVTIGKAYSGLTDAEIARLTAWFLDHTIQDHGRVRLVEPRIVIEVAFDRIMQSDRHTSGYALRFPRIVRIREDKRPDEINTVADVRALFLQMTGPGSGGAIPPRGAKERGSET from the coding sequence GTGCATTCCGCCCTCTTTTCTACGCTCGCGGCCACTCTCGAGGAAGTCGGAAGTATCTCGGGCACGCTCGGCAAGATCGATCGGCTCGCCCGCTATCTCGCCGGTCTCAGCGATGCGGATCTCCGGCGGGCGTGCACGTTTCTGACCGGCGCGGCGTTCCCCATCGGTGATCCCCGTCGCCTCCAGGTGGGCTGGTCGGCGATCGCAGACGTGCTGACGGAGCTCACCGGAGCGGGCCCCGAGGAGCTGCACGCCGTGTACCTGGCCCACGGCGACCTTGGCATGACGGCCGGCGCGCTCTTAGAGAGGCGTCCCCCGGATCCGGGGCTCTTCCCCCGCGGGCTGACCTTGGAATCCGTGGTCGAGACCTTTGGCGCCATCGCCGCCGCGAGGGGACCGTCTTCTCGACGAGTCAAGCGGGCCGCGCTGCGGAGCCTGCTCCGGGAGGCGACCCCACTCGAAGCCAAGTTTCTCGTGAAGATCCTTACCGCCGATCTGCGCATCGGATTTCGAGAGGGACTGCTGCTGCCGGCGATCGCCCAGGCCTTCGGCCGGCCGCCCGAGGCGGTCCGGCAGGCCGCCCTGCTCCTGGCGGACACAGGGGAGGTCGCGAGCCGGGCCAGGGCGGGGACGCTCGACCGCGTGACGCTCATGGTCGGATCGCCGTTTCGCTTCATGCTTGCCGGATCCATCGCGACACTCGACGACGCGTTCCGCAACGACACCCTGTCCCTCTTGGTCGAGGACAAGTATGATGGAATCCGCGTGCAGGCGCACCGAGTGGACGGGCGGCTGCTCCTGTACTCGCGCACGTTGGAGGACCTCACCCGCGCGTATCCGGAGCTCCATGCCCCGCTCGCCGCATTGGGCGAGACCTACATCCTGGACGGCGAGATCGTCGCCTGGCGCGGAGACCGCCCGCTGCCGTTTTCCGACCTTCAGAAGCGCCTGGGACGGCTCGTCCCCCGGGAGGTGGCGCGGGAGGTCCCGGTCGTCCTCATGGTCTTCGATCTTCTGCATCTCAATGGCCGGGATCTGTTGCAGGCCCCGCTCCAAGAACGGCGAGAGGCCCTGGAGCGCCTCGCCTGGGACGGCCCGGTGCGGATCAGCGCGGGAGTGATCGCCGCGAGCCCGGCGGAGGCCGAGGCCTGCTACCGGCAGGCGCGAGAGGCGGGCCACGAAGGGATCGTGCTGAAGCGGCGCGACGCTCCGTATCAGCCCGGCCGCAGGGGCCGCTTGTGGGTGAAGTGGAAGCCCGGCCTGGCGTCCTTGGATGTCGTCGTCGTGGCCGTGGAGTACGGTCACGGAAAGCGCGCGCGCGTGCTGTCCGATTACACGTTCGCCGTCAGGGCGGGCGATAATCTCGTGACCATCGGCAAAGCGTACTCCGGCCTCACCGACGCCGAGATCGCCCGTCTCACGGCGTGGTTTCTCGACCACACCATCCAGGATCACGGACGGGTGCGCTTGGTCGAACCGCGCATCGTCATCGAGGTCGCCTTCGATCGGATCATGCAGAGCGACCGCCACACCTCAGGGTACGCGCTGCGCTTTCCCCGCATCGTTCGAATTCGAGAGGACAAGCGGCCCGACGAGATCAACACGGTGGCCGACGTGCGCGCGCTCTTCCTGCAGATGACGGGCCCCGGAAGCGGCGGCGCGATACCCCCGCGAGGGGCAAAGGAGCGGGGTTCCGAGACGTAG
- a CDS encoding nodulation protein NfeD — protein MLHLIGSEHRLRSLAAWVPMLLVLGSAAVVFGGAPAAPGSQAPPVVEVARLSGVIAPATARYINREIREAEQSGAAALLIEMDTPGGLLKSMDDITKALLNTNVPSIVYVYPSGSRAASAGVFIAYAASVAAMAPTTHLGAAHPVGVGGGGGTEDKTLMTKITNDAVAQIRGFAARHGRNPDWAEKAVRESVSITETQALDLHVIDLVAASPRELLDRIDGREVSTASGKVRLRTRGARLIDQPTDLTERFLGLLSDPNVGFVLMTMAIYGIIFELSNPGSVFPGVIGGLALILALASFAVLEVNVAGLLLIGFSLILFIADIKVPSHGVLTAGGIIAFVIGSLLLTEHQAPFLRISLTLILTMAALTAGFFAVAVGAGLRAQRQKVQTGREGLVGAIGVARSELSPDGTVFVQGELWSAESADGVIPVGARVRVTRVDGLRLKVRKEEASA, from the coding sequence ATGTTGCATTTGATCGGGTCCGAGCACCGGCTGCGGAGCCTCGCGGCGTGGGTCCCGATGCTGCTCGTGTTGGGGTCCGCCGCGGTCGTATTCGGCGGCGCCCCCGCCGCGCCCGGCTCGCAGGCGCCTCCCGTCGTCGAGGTCGCGCGGCTCAGCGGCGTCATCGCACCAGCCACCGCCCGGTACATCAACCGGGAGATTCGCGAGGCCGAGCAGTCGGGAGCTGCAGCGCTGTTGATCGAGATGGACACGCCGGGTGGTCTGCTCAAGTCGATGGACGATATCACGAAAGCCTTGCTTAATACCAACGTCCCCTCCATCGTGTACGTGTATCCGAGCGGATCCCGCGCCGCGTCTGCCGGCGTGTTCATCGCCTACGCCGCGAGCGTGGCCGCGATGGCTCCCACGACGCACCTCGGCGCGGCCCACCCGGTAGGGGTGGGGGGCGGCGGCGGGACTGAAGACAAGACCCTCATGACCAAGATCACAAACGACGCGGTCGCGCAGATCCGGGGGTTTGCCGCCCGCCACGGACGCAACCCCGACTGGGCGGAGAAGGCCGTCCGCGAGAGCGTCTCGATCACCGAGACGCAGGCGCTGGATCTCCACGTGATCGATCTCGTTGCCGCGAGCCCCCGCGAGCTGCTCGATCGCATCGACGGACGGGAAGTCTCCACCGCGTCGGGGAAGGTGCGCCTGCGGACCCGGGGCGCGCGGTTGATTGACCAGCCGACGGACCTCACCGAACGGTTCCTGGGGCTGCTCAGCGATCCCAACGTCGGGTTCGTCCTGATGACGATGGCGATCTACGGAATCATCTTCGAGTTGAGCAACCCCGGCTCGGTGTTCCCCGGCGTCATCGGCGGGCTCGCGCTGATCCTGGCTCTCGCCTCCTTTGCGGTCCTCGAAGTCAACGTGGCCGGGTTGCTCCTGATCGGATTTTCGCTGATCTTGTTTATCGCAGACATCAAGGTGCCGAGTCACGGCGTCCTCACGGCCGGCGGCATCATCGCGTTCGTGATAGGATCGCTGCTCTTGACCGAGCATCAGGCGCCATTTCTTCGGATCAGCCTGACCCTGATCTTGACGATGGCCGCCCTGACCGCCGGATTCTTCGCGGTCGCCGTGGGGGCGGGGCTCCGGGCGCAACGGCAGAAAGTCCAAACCGGCCGGGAGGGACTCGTGGGCGCGATCGGGGTGGCGCGGAGCGAGTTGAGCCCTGACGGCACCGTGTTCGTCCAAGGCGAACTCTGGAGCGCCGAGTCTGCCGACGGGGTCATTCCGGTCGGCGCGCGCGTGCGGGTCACGCGGGTCGACGGGCTGCGCCTCAAGGTGCGAAAGGAGGAAGCCTCGGCATGA
- a CDS encoding SPFH domain-containing protein: MTTIIAPILVIVVIAFLSLLSSVVKIAREYERGVIFRLGRLQRAKGPGVILLIPMVDRMLKIDLRVVTLDVPRQEMMTRDNVPVTVDAVVYFRVVNPEDAVVKVENYSKATYLVAQTTLRSILGQHELDELLSQRDRINQQLQQVIDVQTEPWGIKVTLVEVRDVILPDTMKRAMAKQAETERERRAKVINAEGEFQAAQRLVEAAAKIATQPIALQLRYLQALTEVATEHNSTTIFPIPIDILTPFLKKPADDRGK; this comes from the coding sequence ATGACGACCATCATCGCGCCCATCCTCGTGATCGTGGTGATCGCGTTCCTCTCCCTATTGTCGTCGGTTGTCAAGATCGCGCGCGAGTACGAACGAGGCGTGATCTTCCGGCTCGGCCGGCTGCAGCGGGCGAAGGGCCCGGGCGTGATCCTGCTCATCCCCATGGTCGACCGGATGCTCAAGATCGACCTCCGTGTCGTCACCCTGGACGTGCCCCGCCAGGAGATGATGACCAGGGACAACGTCCCGGTGACCGTCGATGCCGTGGTCTACTTCCGGGTCGTGAACCCCGAAGATGCGGTCGTCAAGGTCGAGAACTACTCCAAGGCCACCTACCTCGTCGCCCAGACCACGCTGCGCAGCATCCTCGGGCAGCACGAGCTCGACGAGCTGCTCAGCCAGCGCGACCGGATCAACCAGCAGCTCCAGCAGGTCATCGACGTGCAGACGGAGCCGTGGGGGATCAAGGTGACCCTCGTCGAGGTGCGGGACGTGATCCTGCCCGACACGATGAAGCGCGCGATGGCGAAGCAGGCGGAGACCGAGCGGGAGCGCCGGGCCAAGGTCATCAACGCGGAGGGCGAGTTCCAGGCCGCGCAGCGACTGGTCGAGGCGGCCGCCAAGATCGCAACCCAGCCGATCGCGCTGCAGTTGCGGTATCTCCAGGCGCTCACCGAGGTGGCGACGGAGCACAACTCGACGACGATCTTCCCGATTCCGATCGATATCCTGACGCCGTTCCTCAAGAAGCCCGCGGACGATCGCGGGAAGTAA
- the tsaE gene encoding tRNA (adenosine(37)-N6)-threonylcarbamoyltransferase complex ATPase subunit type 1 TsaE: MARSRHPGLAICTSTVEETRRVGEALGEILRRTVAGDRAPAVIALAGPLGAGKTSLVQGLARGLAVSGGVRSPTFTLIHEHRGAVPLFHVDLYRLEGPDVETLGLDEITETPGVTAIEWAERAPGVLPPEHLWIEFQFGAEEPTRCLRLIPEGERYERIIAGVRGCGSSR; this comes from the coding sequence GTGGCACGGTCGCGACATCCCGGCCTCGCCATCTGCACGTCCACGGTCGAGGAGACGCGACGGGTCGGTGAGGCGCTCGGCGAGATCCTTCGGCGGACCGTGGCGGGAGACCGGGCTCCGGCCGTCATCGCGCTGGCCGGCCCGTTGGGGGCGGGGAAGACGAGCCTGGTTCAGGGGCTCGCGCGCGGCCTCGCGGTGTCCGGAGGAGTCCGGAGCCCCACGTTCACACTGATCCACGAGCATCGCGGTGCGGTGCCGCTGTTCCACGTCGACCTCTACCGGCTCGAGGGGCCCGATGTCGAGACCCTCGGGCTCGATGAGATCACCGAGACCCCTGGTGTGACCGCGATCGAGTGGGCGGAGCGCGCTCCGGGGGTGCTGCCCCCGGAGCATCTGTGGATCGAGTTCCAGTTCGGCGCGGAAGAACCGACACGGTGTCTGCGTTTGATTCCAGAGGGCGAGCGGTACGAGCGGATCATCGCCGGGGTACGGGGATGCGGATCCTCGCGATAG
- the tsaB gene encoding tRNA (adenosine(37)-N6)-threonylcarbamoyltransferase complex dimerization subunit type 1 TsaB yields the protein MRILAIETATPVASVAVLDRSGLLAETVIRAPMHHLEWLLPAVHEMLEHLGLTSDSIEGLAVSCGPGGFTGLRIGMATAMAWAKARDLPVLGIGTLEALAHVPGVDGLVFPVLDAHRGEVAGALYRVEANGVGECLIPPLVASPEALVAGVGPYPGPVLLLGDGLDKYGTAMFSALGGRARAGGAHLHPRAAAVGMLAVPRLISGARTDLNALRPVYGRRPVAWPGKETLRRGGNQR from the coding sequence ATGCGGATCCTCGCGATAGAGACGGCCACGCCGGTGGCGAGCGTCGCGGTGCTCGATCGGTCGGGGCTCCTCGCGGAGACGGTGATCCGGGCGCCGATGCACCACCTGGAATGGCTCCTGCCGGCCGTGCACGAGATGCTCGAGCACCTCGGCCTCACCTCCGATTCGATCGAGGGCCTCGCCGTCAGTTGTGGCCCGGGGGGGTTCACAGGACTCCGAATCGGCATGGCCACGGCTATGGCCTGGGCGAAGGCGCGCGACCTCCCCGTGCTAGGGATCGGCACGCTCGAGGCGCTGGCCCACGTCCCCGGCGTCGACGGGCTCGTGTTCCCCGTGCTCGATGCACACCGCGGCGAGGTCGCCGGGGCGCTCTATCGTGTGGAGGCGAACGGAGTAGGGGAATGCCTCATCCCACCGCTCGTGGCGTCCCCTGAAGCGCTTGTGGCCGGCGTGGGTCCTTACCCCGGACCGGTGTTGCTCCTCGGGGATGGGCTCGACAAGTACGGCACCGCGATGTTCTCGGCACTGGGCGGTCGCGCGCGGGCGGGAGGCGCTCATCTGCATCCGAGAGCAGCGGCGGTCGGCATGCTGGCGGTGCCGCGGCTGATCAGCGGCGCCCGCACCGATCTCAATGCGCTCCGCCCGGTCTACGGCCGGAGGCCGGTCGCGTGGCCGGGGAAGGAAACACTTCGTCGAGGGGGAAACCAACGGTAA
- the rimI gene encoding ribosomal protein S18-alanine N-acetyltransferase — protein MVITDHVTIKPMRLDDIGSVLEIEQMSFPTPWPRDAYLHELKDNRLACYVVAREFHRIVGYAGMWVILDEAHVTTIAVDPLHRRRRIGERLLAALIDESMRRGARWVTLEVRKSNLGAQTLYRKYGFKDIGVRKGYYSDNREDAIVMWTGNLWEEAFQERYRKHRASLDSPSP, from the coding sequence ATGGTCATCACCGATCATGTCACGATTAAACCGATGCGCCTGGACGACATCGGGAGCGTGCTCGAGATCGAGCAGATGTCTTTCCCCACTCCGTGGCCCCGGGACGCGTATCTGCACGAGCTCAAAGACAATCGCCTCGCCTGTTATGTGGTGGCACGGGAGTTCCACCGCATCGTCGGGTACGCCGGGATGTGGGTGATCCTCGATGAGGCGCACGTCACGACGATCGCGGTGGATCCACTGCACCGCCGCCGTCGCATCGGGGAGCGCCTTCTGGCGGCGCTGATCGACGAATCGATGCGGCGGGGCGCGCGATGGGTCACCCTCGAGGTGCGCAAATCCAACCTGGGCGCCCAGACCTTGTACCGCAAGTACGGCTTCAAGGACATCGGCGTCCGCAAGGGGTACTACAGCGACAATCGCGAGGACGCGATTGTGATGTGGACCGGGAACCTCTGGGAGGAGGCGTTCCAGGAGCGCTACCGCAAGCATCGGGCCAGCCTCGATTCCCCCTCGCCCTAA
- the tsaD gene encoding tRNA (adenosine(37)-N6)-threonylcarbamoyltransferase complex transferase subunit TsaD has translation MRVLGIETSCDETAAAILVDGGLRANVVASQVDLHARFGGVVPELAARHHLERLGPVIDEALAQAGLAFHDLDAVAVTCGPGLAGALTVGVAAAKTIAFASHRPLIGVNHLEGHIYANVLEHERIPFPALALLVSGAHSDLVLMTGHGAYEVLGRTRDDAAGEAFDKVARALGLGYPGGPAIEQVAAAGRPDAVRLPLPFASEASYDFSFSGLKTAVVRVLATASGDSGGGPSPEFAANLAAAFQENLVEVLVAKTARAAEERGVRAILLGGGVAANVRLRTRIAEAAAALCLPCYVPPLSLCTDNAGMIAAAGWYRLGRGLRSSLRLGVYADLDLVAEVPETAA, from the coding sequence ATGCGCGTGCTCGGCATCGAGACGTCATGTGATGAGACGGCCGCGGCCATCCTGGTCGATGGAGGCCTCCGCGCGAATGTCGTGGCATCGCAGGTGGACCTGCACGCCCGCTTCGGCGGGGTCGTGCCCGAACTGGCGGCGCGCCACCACCTCGAGCGCCTCGGGCCTGTGATCGACGAGGCGCTCGCGCAGGCGGGGCTTGCGTTCCACGATCTCGACGCGGTCGCGGTGACCTGCGGCCCGGGGCTGGCCGGCGCCCTGACCGTCGGCGTGGCCGCCGCCAAGACGATCGCGTTCGCCTCCCATCGTCCCCTCATCGGCGTGAACCATCTGGAGGGCCACATCTACGCCAATGTCCTGGAGCACGAGCGGATCCCGTTTCCGGCGCTGGCCCTCCTCGTCTCGGGCGCGCACAGCGATCTGGTGCTGATGACCGGCCACGGAGCGTACGAGGTGCTCGGCCGAACCCGGGACGACGCTGCCGGAGAAGCGTTCGACAAGGTGGCGCGGGCCCTCGGGCTGGGCTACCCGGGAGGACCGGCGATCGAGCAGGTGGCGGCCGCGGGGCGGCCGGACGCGGTCCGGCTCCCACTGCCATTTGCGAGTGAAGCGTCGTATGATTTCTCGTTCAGCGGGTTGAAGACCGCGGTCGTGCGGGTCCTGGCCACCGCGTCGGGGGACTCGGGCGGGGGGCCCTCCCCCGAGTTCGCGGCAAACCTCGCCGCGGCCTTTCAGGAAAACCTCGTCGAGGTCCTGGTCGCGAAAACCGCGCGGGCCGCCGAGGAGAGGGGGGTGCGGGCGATCCTCCTGGGCGGCGGCGTGGCCGCGAATGTGCGGCTCCGCACGCGCATAGCAGAGGCTGCTGCGGCGCTCTGTCTCCCCTGCTATGTGCCGCCGCTCTCCTTGTGCACCGACAACGCCGGCATGATCGCGGCGGCGGGGTGGTATCGACTGGGGCGGGGCCTCCGGTCGTCGCTGCGGCTTGGGGTCTACGCCGACCTGGACCTCGTCGCTGAGGTTCCTGAGACCGCGGCGTAA
- the groES gene encoding co-chaperone GroES, whose amino-acid sequence MNLKPLGDRIVVKVIAELERTKGGIVLPDTAKEKPQEAEVLAIGPGGRNEKGDRIPMEVKVGERVIFAKYSGTEFKQDDEEYLILRESDVLAVVARERAKARA is encoded by the coding sequence ATGAATCTGAAGCCTCTTGGAGATCGGATCGTCGTCAAGGTGATCGCGGAGCTCGAGCGTACCAAGGGTGGCATCGTGCTTCCCGACACGGCAAAGGAGAAGCCACAGGAGGCCGAGGTCCTGGCGATCGGACCGGGTGGCCGCAATGAGAAGGGGGACCGGATTCCGATGGAGGTCAAGGTCGGGGAGCGGGTGATCTTCGCCAAGTACTCCGGCACCGAGTTCAAGCAGGACGACGAGGAGTACCTGATTCTGCGCGAGAGCGACGTGCTGGCGGTCGTCGCACGGGAACGAGCCAAAGCGAGAGCCTAA
- the groL gene encoding chaperonin GroEL (60 kDa chaperone family; promotes refolding of misfolded polypeptides especially under stressful conditions; forms two stacked rings of heptamers to form a barrel-shaped 14mer; ends can be capped by GroES; misfolded proteins enter the barrel where they are refolded when GroES binds), translated as MPKMLLYHEEARRALERGVNRLADVVKITLGPKGRNVVLEKKFGSPTITHDGVTVAKEIELDDPFENAGAQLVREVATKTNDIAGDGTTTATVLAQAIIKEGLKNVSAGANPMALKRGIDRAVEAAVQALRAQAKPVETKAAVAQVASISAHEEAIGQLIADAMDKVGKDGVITVEESKGMETTVDTVEGMQFDKGYISPYMVTDPEKMEAVLEDPYILITDKKVSAVKDLLPALERVVQVNKPLVLIAEEVEGEALATLVVNKLRGTLQAVAVKAPAFGDRRKAMLQDIAVLTGGQVITEELGLKLENVDLSMLGKARQVKIGKEETIIVGGAGKQSEIQKRISELRKQIDETESDYDREKLQERLGKMVGGVGVIKVGAASETELKEKKHRVEDALSTARAAVEEGIVPGGGAALIGAISALAKVDASGDEQVGVDIVRRALEEPLRQLAMNAGREGSIIVEKVRAGKAGHGFNVLSGEFQDMLKAGIVDPAKVTRSALQNAASVASMLLTTEVLIVDKPEEEREGGAPTPPMPPM; from the coding sequence ATGCCGAAGATGCTCTTGTACCACGAGGAGGCGCGGCGCGCGCTCGAGCGGGGTGTGAACCGGTTGGCGGACGTCGTGAAGATCACACTCGGTCCGAAGGGGCGCAACGTCGTCCTTGAAAAGAAGTTCGGGTCGCCCACGATCACGCACGACGGCGTCACCGTCGCGAAGGAGATCGAGCTCGACGATCCCTTCGAGAACGCCGGTGCCCAGCTGGTGCGCGAGGTTGCGACCAAGACGAACGATATCGCCGGCGACGGGACCACCACGGCGACGGTCCTGGCCCAGGCGATCATCAAGGAAGGCCTGAAGAACGTCTCCGCGGGGGCGAACCCTATGGCCCTCAAGCGGGGGATCGATCGGGCGGTCGAAGCCGCCGTGCAGGCGTTGCGCGCCCAAGCGAAGCCCGTCGAGACCAAGGCGGCCGTGGCGCAGGTCGCCAGCATCTCCGCGCACGAGGAGGCGATCGGCCAGCTGATTGCCGACGCGATGGACAAAGTCGGCAAGGACGGCGTCATCACCGTGGAAGAGTCCAAGGGAATGGAGACCACGGTCGACACCGTCGAGGGGATGCAGTTCGACAAGGGGTACATCTCGCCGTACATGGTGACCGACCCAGAGAAGATGGAGGCGGTGCTCGAGGATCCGTACATCTTGATCACCGACAAGAAGGTCAGCGCGGTCAAGGACCTCCTGCCGGCGCTCGAGCGGGTCGTCCAAGTGAACAAGCCCCTCGTGCTGATCGCGGAAGAGGTGGAGGGTGAGGCCCTCGCCACCCTCGTCGTGAACAAGCTGCGCGGAACGTTGCAGGCCGTGGCGGTCAAGGCGCCGGCGTTTGGAGACCGGCGCAAGGCGATGCTGCAGGACATTGCCGTCCTGACCGGGGGACAGGTCATCACCGAGGAACTGGGCCTGAAGCTCGAGAACGTCGACCTGAGCATGCTGGGGAAGGCGCGCCAGGTCAAGATCGGGAAAGAGGAGACCATCATCGTCGGCGGCGCGGGCAAGCAGTCCGAGATCCAGAAGCGGATCAGCGAGCTGCGCAAGCAGATCGACGAGACGGAGAGCGACTACGATCGCGAGAAGCTGCAGGAGCGTCTCGGCAAGATGGTGGGCGGCGTCGGGGTGATCAAGGTCGGCGCGGCCAGTGAGACCGAGCTCAAGGAGAAGAAGCACCGCGTCGAAGACGCGCTCTCGACGGCCCGCGCGGCCGTGGAGGAAGGCATCGTGCCGGGCGGCGGGGCCGCGTTGATCGGCGCCATCTCCGCGCTCGCCAAGGTCGACGCCTCGGGAGACGAGCAGGTCGGAGTGGACATCGTCCGCCGGGCGCTCGAGGAGCCCCTCCGTCAGCTGGCAATGAACGCCGGCCGCGAAGGCTCGATCATCGTCGAGAAAGTGCGGGCCGGCAAAGCCGGTCACGGGTTCAACGTCCTCTCCGGCGAGTTCCAGGATATGCTCAAGGCCGGCATCGTCGATCCGGCCAAGGTGACGCGTTCCGCGCTCCAGAACGCCGCGAGCGTCGCATCGATGCTGCTGACGACCGAAGTGTTGATCGTGGACAAGCCTGAGGAAGAGAGGGAGGGGGGCGCCCCGACCCCGCCGATGCCTCCGATGTAG
- a CDS encoding glycosyltransferase family 39 protein, with amino-acid sequence MARLVIAAYTPIIDDEGYYWIWSRHLSLSYLDHPPLVAWLGALATPAARTEWLLRIPAMLATLGTTLLLYLVGRDLFGEQAGIRAAALHLAVPVFALQAVHAIPDPLLYVWWTAGLWAFWHAVHGNRRMWWVCGLALGFGVLSKYPMLVLLVAWLAVLAWPRYHSVWRTSGPYLAGLLAIVLVTPVMVWNAQHGWASLRFWLHAGGSGGPPAGGPRGWGVLSDAAVQLGYGGPLLFPLLVWALWRSWRLGRADERFAYLALAGIPTLLLVVAGNLVGVEGPNWPAPAYLAGVVALGALWPVRIARAALVSSLALALAVAVLIPLIPRLPPSIRWDELYGWREVTAELIRRADALGDPGHVVLLGQRYNQASYFGYYTEDRVPVSTGRYSEFSYLAPGHRFAGWQGIAAIDAGEAVGGLRRDCERLIEQPPFDVPFPGGGRRTFRVFHCVGFRGTPPGL; translated from the coding sequence GTGGCGCGCCTGGTGATCGCCGCCTACACGCCGATCATCGACGACGAGGGCTACTACTGGATCTGGTCGCGCCACCTCAGCCTGTCCTACCTGGATCACCCCCCGCTCGTCGCGTGGCTCGGTGCGCTGGCCACGCCGGCCGCGCGGACGGAGTGGCTGTTGCGGATACCCGCGATGCTGGCGACCCTCGGCACGACGCTGCTGCTGTACCTGGTGGGCCGGGACCTGTTCGGCGAGCAGGCCGGGATTCGCGCCGCCGCTCTTCACCTCGCGGTTCCGGTCTTTGCGCTGCAGGCGGTGCATGCCATCCCCGATCCGCTCTTGTACGTGTGGTGGACGGCGGGCCTGTGGGCGTTCTGGCACGCCGTGCACGGCAACCGTCGGATGTGGTGGGTGTGCGGCCTGGCCCTCGGCTTCGGCGTCCTGAGCAAGTACCCCATGCTCGTCTTGCTCGTCGCCTGGCTCGCGGTGCTGGCGTGGCCCCGGTATCACTCCGTGTGGCGGACGTCGGGCCCGTACCTCGCCGGCCTGCTCGCGATCGTCCTCGTGACCCCGGTGATGGTGTGGAACGCACAGCACGGATGGGCGTCGCTCCGCTTCTGGCTCCACGCGGGCGGATCGGGGGGGCCTCCGGCGGGCGGGCCGCGAGGGTGGGGGGTGCTGAGCGATGCAGCGGTGCAGCTCGGGTATGGGGGGCCGCTGCTCTTCCCCTTACTGGTGTGGGCGCTGTGGAGGAGCTGGCGCCTCGGGCGCGCCGACGAGCGCTTCGCCTATCTCGCGCTTGCGGGGATCCCGACGTTGCTGCTCGTCGTGGCGGGCAACCTCGTCGGCGTCGAGGGGCCCAACTGGCCGGCCCCGGCCTACCTGGCAGGGGTGGTGGCGCTCGGCGCCCTCTGGCCGGTCCGGATCGCCCGCGCAGCGCTCGTCTCCAGCCTCGCCCTGGCCCTCGCCGTCGCAGTGTTGATTCCGCTCATTCCGCGGCTGCCTCCCTCCATCCGATGGGACGAGCTCTACGGCTGGCGCGAGGTCACAGCGGAGCTGATCCGCCGCGCGGACGCCCTCGGCGATCCGGGGCACGTCGTGCTGCTCGGCCAGCGATACAATCAGGCGAGCTACTTCGGATACTATACGGAGGACCGCGTGCCGGTGAGCACGGGGCGGTACAGCGAATTCAGCTATCTCGCGCCGGGCCACCGCTTCGCCGGCTGGCAGGGGATCGCCGCGATCGACGCGGGCGAGGCTGTGGGGGGATTGCGCCGCGATTGCGAGCGGCTCATCGAGCAGCCCCCATTCGACGTGCCGTTCCCCGGCGGCGGCCGCCGCACGTTCCGCGTGTTCCACTGCGTCGGGTTCCGGGGCACCCCGCCGGGCCTGTAG